A segment of the Juglans regia cultivar Chandler chromosome 15, Walnut 2.0, whole genome shotgun sequence genome:
GCAAACGACATAGCAGGGGCATGGATTGAAGCAAACGACGTCACATTAATAAATAGAAGGAACGACAATGTCTTAAATATTAGGAGAGTCTATTATGGAAACGGTGTATTTTAGTTCAGTCAATATTATTGTTACAAAgggtttttatataatttcagtAGGGATCAATTACGTATCATGCCAAAAGGGTTTTTCGATCATTCTGGAGCATTTTCTATCTGTAAGGTTGTTATTCTCTATGGAGGAATTGGGGATCTCGAATACCCCAAGTCTTATGCATGTTTGAGGTAATTTTCCTACTGCACTATGTCATCTTCTTCACTATTCAGCGTCATTTGCATACATTCGTATAGCATATAGTACAGACCACATTCAGCAACTTAACATTGGTATCAAGAGACAATCGATCCTACCATCCAAACCCAACTCTAGCCAAACAGATCCATCCCATTACCCCCAAACAGCCCCAAACGGAACCACACAGAACCATCACTACCATGGCTGAAAATACAAGATCCAAACACCAACACCTAGAGACCTTACAAACTCAAGTAGAACACCACCACCAAGAATTTATTATAGTAAAAGCTGATATCAGGGAGTTCAAAACTGATGTACAGGAAATTAAAGATATGCTACGTACACTTGTAAACCAACAGCACCatccacctcctcctccacctttTAACCATGAAAACAACCTTGAAATGGAGCACCATGACCCAAGGAGATTCAACAACAGAGGGGTCAAGCTTGACTTCCCTCATTTCCAAGGAGTTAATCTAGCCAAATGGCTTTTTAAAGCTAATCACTACTTCGAGTTCCACCAAACGCCACTGCCTCAACGATTATTGATGGCTTCTTACCATATGGAAGGAGATGCCCTAGTAtggtttgaaaatgttgtaaatGAAGGGTTATGCCATGATTGGGAAGCTTTTTCCAGAGCATTACTGTTGCGTTTTGGACCCACGGCTTATGACGATCCAATGGAGGTGTTGATTAGGTTGAAACAAACCAGTATCATAGCCTCTTACATGAACCAATTTGAGGCGTTGGCCAACCGTTTACGTGGTCTTTCTGATTCTCACAAACTGAGCTACTTCCTTAGCGGCTTAAAAGATGAAATATGCATCCCAGTCCGTATGTTATACCCTGTGAATTTAAATACAGCATATGTGTTAGCAAAGATGCAAGAGGAATACATTCCAAGTATAAGAAAAGTCACTAAATCGACGGGGGAAAGGACCACTTCCATGGGAGGGGGAAATTATTCTAATGTTTCCTATTCTAGTCACTATTCCAACAAATGGAAGAAACCTATGGGGGGCGCTAAACCAATTTCTTCAGagcaaatgaatgaaaagcGACGCAAAGgcttatgttttaattatgatGAGATGTGGAATCCTCTACACACTTGTAAAACTCCTCATATTTATCTCTTGGATGTGAATGGGGAGCTgtgtgaggaagaagaagagatgccAGCTCTACAAAAAGTGGAAAAACCAGCGCTGGAAACACCAGCCAATAGTAAGGACGAGTTGGAAATTTCATTGGTTGTTATAGTGGGCACCCCCACGATGAGAACAACGCGTTTACGGGGAATTCTTGGTGGTGAGTAGGTGGTGATTTTAGTGGACAAAGGAAGCTCCCATAATTTTATAGATTCAGCCTtgataacaaaattaaacttgCCCGTGGATTATTCTGTGAATCTGAAGGTCAGAGTGGCAAATGGCCAAGGCCTTAGCAATGAGGGAATCTGCAGGACAGCTCAGTTAAAGGTGCAAGGTAACTTGTTAAATCTCCCCTTCATTTATTAGACCTGGCTGGGTGTGACATTGTGCTTGGTGTCCAATGGCTTGAGACTTTGGGCCCCATAACTTGGGATTTTTCGAAATTCCTAATGACCTTTGTGTTGGAAGGTAAACCCATTGAGTTCAAGGGGTTGAAGTTAAACCCTTCGGTTGTTGAAGATGGCCAAAAGTTGTTGAATGCAACTTTGGCCACAGGGAAGGGCATCTTGTTGTAGATTGTGGGTGAGGGGAAGGTAGAAGAAAATTCTGAAGTGCTAGAAGAACAGTTTTCTGAACTGTTAGAGGAATTTAAAAGGTATTCAATAAGCCACAAGGGTTACCTCCACCTAGGGCCCATGACCATCAAATAGTCCTCAAGGAGGGCACTCAACCCATAACAAATATTACCAGAAAAcgaaaattgaaaagattgtgGTAGAGTTGTTGACGTTGGGAGTGATTAGGCCTAGTTCCAGCCCCTTTTCCTCCCCTGTGTTTCTGGTTCGTAAGGCAGACGGTAGTTGGCGGCTTTGCATGGACTATAAGGCACTTAACAAGGAAACGATCCAGGCAAAGTTTCCTATTCTAGTTATTGATGAGTTGTTGGACAAACTATTTGGCTTAGTGATTTTTTCTAAGCTCGATTTACGATCGGGCTATCATCAAGTGAGGGTGGTGCCTAGTGACATTCCTAAAACTGCTTTCCATACCCATGAAGGGCATTACAAGTTCTTAGTAATGTCTTTTGGTCTCACCAATGCCCCGGCCACATTCCAGTAGTTAATGAATGACATTTTCAAACCCTTCTTGAGGAaatttgtgctttttttttttacaacatcTTGGTGTATAGCAAGTCCCGGGAGGAGCATGCAGATCATTTGAGTAAAGTTTTAAGTATGCTGAAACAGCATTGtttatatgcaaaaaaaaatccaagtgtcGGTTTGGCGTTAAGGAAGTTGATTATTTGGGCCATGTCATTAATGCTAAAGGTGTAATGGCGGATCCATCTAAGATTAAGTCTATGTTAGAATGGCCGGAGCCTAAGAATACGAAGGCCTTACGAGGATTCCTAGGGCTCACTGGGTATCAATGGAAGTTCATATGGCATTATGGGCTTATTGCGGCCCTTCTCACCtctctacttaaaaaaattcttttacttGGTCTGAAGAGGCCAGCAAGGCTTTTGCAGCCTTGAAGCTGGCTGTATTCCATCCCCCAGTGCTAAAACTACCTGATTTCAATAAGCCATTTTTGATTGAGTGTGATGCCAGCAGCAAGGGATTGGGGCAGTGTTAATGCAGTCAGGGCAGCCTATTCACTTCATTAGTCAGGCCCTTAAGGGTAAAGCACTATCATTATCAACATACGACAAGGAGTTTTTAGCTCTAGTGACAGCGGTGCAAAAGTGGAGGCCGTATCTTTTGGGACAACCTTTTATCATCAAACTAACCAGCAAGCACTTAAGTTCTTGCTGGAACAACAAGTGGGAATCAAGACCCAACAAAAGTGGATTACGAAGTTGATGGggtataacttttttattgaGTACAAAAAGGGTAAAGAAAATGTAATGGCTGATGCCTTATCAAGAAAGGAGGAAGGCATCGGGTTGTGTGCATAAATCTCTTTCCCTACCGCTGATTGGGTGGGGGAATTAAGGCAAAATTACCAGAAAAGTGATGAGTATTCTATTTTGATGGGAAAATTGTTGAACCATCAAGAGGTCCTTAAGGGGACTACACTTCAGCAGGGAATCATTTTGAGGAAGGGAAGGATCCTTATAGTACCATATTCCCCTTTCAAATTGAAGGTACTCCAATTTATTCATATTGATCCTATGGATGGGCACTCGGGTTATTTAAAGACCTATCAAAAGGCCAAAAGGGATTTTTATTGGCCAGGTatgaaaaaagatataaaaaaggTGGGTGAGGGAGTGTGAAATATGCCAAGCTTCGAAGTATGAGACATTTCCCCCAACGGGTCTCTTACAGCCTCTCCCCATACCCCAGCAAGCTTGGTTGGACATTTCAATGGACTTTGTGGAAGGATTGCCAAAGTCTAAGGGGCATTCAGTAATTTTCATGGTAGTGGATCGCTTCACTAAATATGGGCATTTCATGCCCTTATCACATCCCTATATAGCTCAGGAAGTGGCACAAGTGTTTTTTGGGTCAGTGTTTAAGCTGCATGGTTTTCCGAAAACCATAGTGTCAGATAGGGACCCTGTGTTTTTTAGCTCTTTTTGGAAGGAGTTGTTTGTTCTCCAAAGGACATCCTTAGACTACAGCTCTGCTTATCACCCACAGAGTGATGGGCAGACAGAAGCAGTGAATAAACTGGTGGAGGGGTACTTAAGGTGTTATGCAGCACTTAATCCCACGAGATGGAGCCAGTGGCTACCCTtggctgagtggtggtacaacagTACCTACCACAGCTCAACCAAGATGACCCCATTTGAGGCTCTTTATGGGTATCAGCCCCCAAGGTTACTCGACTATATTCTAGGGACTTCAAACAACACGACGGTGGATCAACTACTACAGAACGGATCACAAATCATCAACCTTTTGAAAAGTAGTCTCACGGTAGCACAAGCTAGAATGAAATACTTTGCTGATAAGAAAAGAACTGAAATATAGTTTAATATGGGAGATTGGGTGTACCTCTGTCTTCAACCATATCACCAAAAGACAGTAGCTTTGCGCAAGAACATGAAGCTAGCCTTTTATGGGCCTTTCAAGGTGACTCAAATGCCAGGATTCATCGCATACAAGCTTGAGCTTCCCCCTTCATCTCAGATCCACCTAGTTTTCCATGTGTCTTGCTTGAAAAGGAAACTGGGGGATCAGATCCAACCGTTAGCCACCCTTCCACCCACCAATAGCAACGGAGAAGTGATACCTGAGCCTTAGGCGATGAGGGACCAACACATGAGATAGCAAGGAGAAAGGGTTGTGACCGAATTGTTGATTAAATGGTAGGGTCTCTCGGAGGCAGAGAATAGTTGGGAAAACTTGTGGAAAATTAGGGCTTTGTATCTACACCTTGTGGACAATGTTCTATAAGGGAGGGGGACTGTTAGGAGACTCTCGAGCTCAGTGATCTATGGAGGTAAAGTGGTAAAGGTTGGGACTTTAGAGTTGTTGAGGAGAGAGGAACCtgagataaagaagaagaatggagaatAGGCGGACTGAAGGGCTTCATATAAGCGATGTAGTGCAAACGACATAGCAGGGGCATCGATTGAAGCAAATGACGtcacattaataaataaaaggaagggCAACGTTTTAGTCTTAAATATTAGGAGAGTTTATTATGGAAACAGTGTGTTTTAGTTCAGTCAATATAATTGTTACAAAGGGTTTTTATGTAATTTCAGTAGGGATTAATTAAGTGTCATGCCAGAAGGGTTTTTCAATCATTCTGGAGCATTTCTATCTATAAGGTAGTTATTCTCTATGGAGGAATTGGGGATCTCGAATACCCCAAGTCATAAGGATGTATGAGGTAATTTTCCTAGTGCACTGTGTCATCTTCTTCACTATTCAACGTCATTTACCTACATTCGTATAGCATACAGTATAGACCACATTCAGCAACTTAACATATATCAACTTCCACTCTGACTCAAAGGAACTTACCACAACCAAAGCCTCTCCTGTAACGTTGCTTGTCAGCAATATCATCCTACATAGAGGAGATGATGTAGTCACCAGAAATGTTACGCACTTCCTACACTTCCTCTTATAGACTCTCAAGGATAAGTTCAGCCTAAACCTGAGTTTATTTTGCAAATAAGAATGAAGAAGATTAGAAACCATGCTGCTGCTGAAGTTTTGGTGAAGTGGTTAGGGGCTCCTGTTAAGGATAGTAGTTGGGAACTTCTCTGGACATTACGTGACCAATACCAACACATTGTGGGCAAGGTCCTTTAGAGGAGAGGGGTGTCAAGTCCTTGTGGTCAAGGACATTTTAAGGGCTAAAACACAACTCAGAGCTCAAGCTAGTACGATATCTCAATCCACAGGATAGCATTCACATCGATCGGTAATTGTTTTTagattatttcttgtttttattgtaattttacatttttcgGTTCAGTTAGCaatatctattaattttttcaagagatttttattttactttttatttttatcggcCCAGCATGTTTCAGAATGGAATACGCAAatgtcgtataattatttttaaaaaaataaatataagattcacataaaaaaaattaattttttaatagtagactttaCACTTTTTCTAAATGAATGCACACATTTGCGCACTTtacgactatatgtagcattattcgACTCTTAGAGACTGTCTGCACCTAATTAAATTCAAGCTTTCAACCTTGAAGGGAATACACCACTAATACCAAGACCTTTAccatttatttataatcattggtataatataatttgctttataatataagtttaaattaaattaatttataaattaatcctTATTATATCAttggtgtaattttttttttttttaatattattggtgtaaattatatacacataatgatatacttataattttttacaatttattttataactgaCCAATTTAATTGtgttaatttgataaaataattttaatttaaaaaataattctaaaataaatgtaaaagagttgtaagttatttttataattttagattttagttattaattaacatattgaCTTTGAGGTAACCACGGGATAGACTATCAAAGCATTTTATTAGAACCGCACAAGGATAAAAGGCTTGGTATATAGAAGATAATAGAGAAGCATGCTGAAAGATTTCGTGCAACATATGGACAAAGAACATCGCAAACATAGAAAGAAAGACCAATAATGGAAATAGGACATTGATAACTacttttatttaagttattacAAAcgaataatactagatatagttCTAGAGTGTACAAACTCCATGCACTCTATTATTTTATAGTGAagcttattcttttttaaaatgagtgttcAATCCTTACATACCCTAatactatatctaacattaattCTATAcaaatacattatttatttagattATTGAATTTCGAGGATCAATTAGGTTTAATTACTTCTAGTGATAAAAGTTGTTTAGAAAACTATCAGCTAGCTTCTGACCAATGCGAACAGCAGAATTTGTATCCAAATGCAGGTGATCTGCTAAAAGGGTTGATCCCATGGAATCAACATGCACGACATTCTTCAGGTTTATATTCAGTTGAGCATCTCTTACATTGCTTAGGAAGTTTCCTTCTCCAGAAGAAACTATAACATACAAAAAACATGTAAATTTTTAGAACTTTTATAATGATTTGCAAAGGTGCATTATGTTGAAGTGCAACCAATTTGtaaaatgagaaatgctttTGTTACAAAGAAATTCTACAAatataaatctacaaattgacgtgatttgatatggtatgttagattgtaaaatcatttttattataaataagatctaacgtatcatataaagtcaTGTCAGTAAACTAATTGAACTAAGCAATAATAACCAAAAGAAATTAGTACGTACCAAAAGAATGGGGAGGTCAGGAGAGTAAAGATCATCTCGAAGATCATTGAAGAACTTCTCCAGCCTTCCCTTATAGAGCGTAGAGTCTTGCTCTCCACAATCACTCTCTCCTTGATACCAAAGCAGTGCACGAATATTACCACCCATACTTTCCCTTGTAGCTTTTGCTCTATCAACCAACTGATTGTATAGTATCGTATCTTTTTGCCACATTTCTATCTTTGTTCCTCCAATTGCGCAAGGGACCAGACCAATCACTCCAAAGTTTGGATGTTTTGCCAATATTTGATTGGAAAAGGGCATGCCTGGTCCCACCCCACAGGTCTTCAAATTATCAATTTCCTTATGAAGAGGTTCACTAGCTATGTCCCAAGTCTTGTTTAAATTTAGTGTGAGGATGTTGGGGGTGGGagtagggctgtgcaaaaaATCCGTTAAACCGAGCAACCCGTCCGACCCGATCAGATCCTTCCGACAATATACGGTTTTGCTTCGGTGTCGGGTTGAACCTGATAAATGACGGGCAGACCGACTCTTACGAGTCTTACCTTTCTTCAAGTGTTCagagtaaaaagtaaaaaccctAGCGTAGCCgacttctcttttttctctaaAGACGATTGTGCAGAAACGAAAGTGTAGCCACGACCCATGCCAGGAATCTCGAGAAGctcagcctctctctcttccgtcGGGGCTTCAACTCCTCCAAATGGTGCTTCtgtctttctcttttcccttctgcttttcttttttggctttCCTTCCCTGTTGATCGCACTCTTTTGGTTTGGCTATTGTAGATAGATGacaaaaaaaagtgaagaagaCTGGGAAGAACATAGATCCATTTCTGAAAATGAAGGAAGCTTTTATGACGGGAAGTTTGAAATCATGAAAAGCAAATGccaaaaatggaagattcagaaAGATCGTGTGAGGACTTTGCGTGACTAAAGTAATTGAAACAACCAACCCAAATCTGCGACTCAAATTTCTCTGCACTGAACCTCCCTTTTTCTTAATacttttcttaataaataaatgagtttgaGCTTTTCTGATTTTGCGCGTCCTTGATTTCTCTCATCTTCTCACACTTTTTGGCCATGGTTTTACAGTACTGGCCTCAGATTTCTCAGCAAGCAAGAAAGAACGACAACATTCACTGGACCACAAAAGTTAATGGCTTGAAAGCAAGACAACCCATAATTGCGAAAAGGAGATTTTGGGAGCTTACAAAGAAAAGCAACAGAGTGAATGAAGAAATTAGGAGCTTTGACTTGTCAAACAAGACATTCAGCAAAAGTGTTCTTCACCACCTCCCTCCTCTGCCATTTCCCACGTTCCAAATCTCCTATCTTCTCCCAAAAACTCAAAAGTGACTAGCAACAGAGTGATTTAGATATATctgtagagtttttctttttcgtttgtCTGAGGCTCTGAGCTCTAATTAGTTAGGGTGTAGTGATGTTGTGTGAATATTGGGCGGATTTGTTTTCGACCCGACCCGACTATTACGGGTCGGGTTGTTATGGACATGGTATGCGGACGGGTCGGGTCGGGGCCAAAATAAGTACGGGTTGGGCGGTGTGCAGGCCTAGGTGGGAGTGCATTGTGGAGGAACCTTTCCATCCCACTTGAGCAAGTTGGTTTTGGTGTCATTGTAAACACCTCCTCGTCCAGCCATGTTGCTTTGTCCTGCTAAAAGGAATATGTTGTTGGGTTTGAGCCCTATGGGTATAACAGACCCAACATTAGGAACAAAtacgaagaagatgaaggaaaaaaacatctttttttcttgtctttagATATTGCAGGAGTAATAGTTGTGAAGTGTTGGAAGAGAAGCAGCAGTCTACATCTTACATTTATATGACTTGGAACTCCATTTTAGGTGTTGTACAGAGTATATGATTTGTTTCTAACCCTCAACTCTGTAACGAAGAAAACAAATTACCAGTACTCAATATGAGGAATTTTCGACCACAAAAAAGATAGCATATTCGCTTgtcttgagattttttattttaatttaggaaaatgattgagacataatatttttttagaacatttttaCTACCCATTGAGGCTATTTTCGTAAATATAATACTCCTTTTGTCACGCCCGGTACCATGGGAACCTTTTAACCTaaatccataataataaaaaagcttaaatataatatttcctAACAAACCAAGTAcctaaaaaaattctttcaagTAAAATAAACTAAACTCTACCACGTCTCTAAAATCTCACCAATCAACTTATGCCACTTGACACTTATCTAACATTTATCTTATAATCTTGTCACGTGCCATCTATTCCGGCTAACTGTCATAACTATCAAagtcatatgaaaaaaataaagaagataaaCAGGTGAGTCCATCGATTCAAAGTGTGTATACATGAGCAAGATAGTACAGAATGCATGATATTAGTACATAACATAACAAAGATCATGTTTAAAGCGGTAACTAGCAAGAAGTACAATAAACAAGAAATGCGAGAGCTAGATACGTAATAATGTGCATGGTAATAGAGGATGAGagtaataatgaataaattagtAGCTACTACCAAAAAGTGCACGAGACGAGAAGCACGATAAACGGGTAATCAAGTGGCAAGAATATGAAGGGCTATATTacgacctttttttttaataaagtggaGAGAGGGTTTTGAACCAAGTTTTTCATTTGGAGAACTGGGCAATATGTCATCAGGTCATCAAGCTCTTAACGTATTATTATGACTTTTCAATTGGCTAAATATGCCTCACTCACCTTTGATTGGTAAGCGTTGTATGTctatcaaaacatatatatggcCGACAGACTTTGgagaaaataaatcatttttataatttttaaatagatatgtCTTACGCAAgtctttataaaataaaaaaaaataaaaataaaaataaaaataactcttCCTTaacaaagtgtaaaaaaatcattcttttttaGTGGgacccacttttttacaaaaggcaTATGTGGGACTTGTACTTAACATTActtaaagactttttttttttaaatgagtgcacGGAACATGCATTCTCTAGTTAGGACTGTATGATCTAAcacaatctaaaaaattattttgggtaAAT
Coding sequences within it:
- the LOC108990358 gene encoding probable carbohydrate esterase At4g34215, encoding MGLKPNNIFLLAGQSNMAGRGGVYNDTKTNLLKWDGKVPPQCTPTPNILTLNLNKTWDIASEPLHKEIDNLKTCGVGPGMPFSNQILAKHPNFGVIGLVPCAIGGTKIEMWQKDTILYNQLVDRAKATRESMGGNIRALLWYQGESDCGEQDSTLYKGRLEKFFNDLRDDLYSPDLPILLVLSSGEGNFLSNVRDAQLNINLKNVVHVDSMGSTLLADHLHLDTNSAVRIGQKLADSFLNNFYH